The Armatimonadota bacterium nucleotide sequence GGCCGATAAGCTCTCCTCGTTTCGGGCATTCGCCGAACTGTGCATCACCCGGCAGATCATCACCGCCATCAAGACGGCGACCCGGCAGAAACACATCCCGCTGAACTCCTACATCTCGCTCAACAAGCCCATCTACGACGAGGACTCGGATCGCACCCTGCTGGACGTCATCAGCAGCATCAAGGTCAGCGACCCCGAGGAACTGGTGATCAACCAGGAAACCTCGGCCCACATGCGGGAGCGTATCCGCAAGAATCTCAGCGAGCTGGAGCACAAGGTGCTCACGGCCTACCTGGAGGGCAAGTCCTACCAGGAGATGGCCAACGAGCTGAACCGCCACGTCAAGTCCATCGACAACGCGCTGCAGCGGGTCAAGCGCAAGCTGGAACGCAACCTGGAAGGCGAGGCGGACTGACCCCTCACGGACCCGCCGGGCGGGCGCGCCATGCTGCGCATCCTGTGTCCGTCCTGCCGGTTCATCTTCCTGCAGCTGACCCCCGTCGGCGAGGGCGGCGTGGTCTGTCCCCGCTGCGGGACCCTTTTTACCCCCCGCGAAGAGGAACTGGTCGACCCCGAGGATGACTGAGTCCGCCGCCCACTCTGACCGCCGGGCGCGGGGCGATGGCAACCCCGGCGATCCCGTGCCCTCCGGGCGCGAGGTCCTGGAGCGGACGATCACGGCCACCGGCGAATGGCAGCTGCAGCGCCGGCGGACACCCGGCGGCGCGGTCCACTACGAAATCATCTGCAACGGCGTCTTCCTGATGGCGTCCTACAACCGGGCCTCCGACCGCGCCCTGGCGGCTCTGGCCCTGGCGCGGGTCCCGGGCGTCGGTCTGCGGGTGCTGGTGGGCGGGCTGGGGATCGGCTACACGGTCCAGGCTGCCCTGGAGGATCCACGGGTCCGGCGGGTGGAGGTGGTGGAGGTGGAGCCGGCGGTGGTGGCCTGGCACCGGGCGTACTTTGCCGATCTGTGCGGCCGTCCCCTGGACGACCCCCGGACGGTCCTGGTGCAGGCAGACCTGGCAGACCTCGCCCTGCCGCCGGGGGGCTACGACGCCGTGCTGCTGGATACCGACAACGGTCCCGGCTGGCTGATCCGGGAGGCCAACGCCCGCCTGTACGGCCGGGAGGGCGTGAACCGCTTTCTCCGGGCCCTCAGTCCCCGGGGCGTCCTGGCCTACTGGTCGGCGGCCCCTGCGCCGCGGCTGCGGGACGTGCTGGCCGCCCGGGGCAGGGTGGAGGAGGTGGAGGTGGCCGACGAGGTGGCCCCCGGCCGCCCCACCTCCGCGTGGATCTACCTGGTCCACCCCCGGCGGAGATCCGCGCCATCGACGCGATCTGCGCCACCCGAGCAATCGTCCTGGCGCCCCGGAGTGCCCGGGTGAAATGGTGTGGATTGCGTAGGTCGCGCAGATCGCGCGATCGGGCTCATCCCCCGATCTGAATCATCGCGCGGTGCTGGGGGTACAGGCGCTCGGCCAGGGCGTGGCCGAAGGGCCGTCGGAAGGCGGCCGCCCGGAAGATCTCGCGCAGTTCCTCGTACGACGCTCCCGCCCGCAGGGGTGTCAGCAGATCTTCCTCGTCGTCGCGCAGCAGGCACAGGCGCAGGCGCCCGTCGGCGGTCAGCCGCAGCCGGCCGCACCGGGCGCAGAAGGGCTGGCTGACCGGGCTGATGAAGCCCAGGATTCCGGCCGCGCCGGCCAGGCGGTAGGTGCGCGCCGGGTCCCGTCCGGAGGTGTCCAGCGGGTGCAGAGGGCCCAGGGCGGCCTCGATGCGGGCCATGGTCTCCTCGGAGCGGACCACGGAACCTTCGGCGAAGTCGCCCACCGTGGAGAAGGGCATGACCTCAATGAAGCGCACCTCCCAGGGCCGCTCCAGCGTCAGGGCGGCCAGGGGGACCACGTCCCCCTCGTTGAACCCCCGGACGACGACGGTGTTGATCTTGATGGGCTGCAGCCCGGCGGCCTCGGCTGCGGCGACCCCGGCCAGGACGCGGTCCAGCCGGCCCCCCCGGGTGATGCGGGCGAACCGGTCCGGGTCCAGGGTGTCCAGGCTGACGTTGACCCGATGCAGGCCCGCCCGCGCCAGAGGCTCGGCCAGGGACTCCAGCAGCAGCCCGTTGGTGGTCATGGCCACGTCACGGATGCCGGGGATGGAGGCGATCTGCGCCACCAGGTCCACCAGGTGCGGCCGGACCGTGGGTTCCCCCCCGGTCAGGCGGATGCGGCTGACGCCCAGGTCGGCGGCGATGCGGACCAGGAGCACCAGTTCGTGGTCCTGGAGCAGTTCGTCGGCAGGCCGGA carries:
- the sigH gene encoding RNA polymerase sporulation sigma factor SigH, which gives rise to MALTRRDAPSYAEMADEELVAAAKAGDDHASEYLINKYRNFVRVKAKAYFLIGADREDIIQEGMIGLYKAIRDFRADKLSSFRAFAELCITRQIITAIKTATRQKHIPLNSYISLNKPIYDEDSDRTLLDVISSIKVSDPEELVINQETSAHMRERIRKNLSELEHKVLTAYLEGKSYQEMANELNRHVKSIDNALQRVKRKLERNLEGEAD
- a CDS encoding spermine/spermidine synthase — translated: MTESAAHSDRRARGDGNPGDPVPSGREVLERTITATGEWQLQRRRTPGGAVHYEIICNGVFLMASYNRASDRALAALALARVPGVGLRVLVGGLGIGYTVQAALEDPRVRRVEVVEVEPAVVAWHRAYFADLCGRPLDDPRTVLVQADLADLALPPGGYDAVLLDTDNGPGWLIREANARLYGREGVNRFLRALSPRGVLAYWSAAPAPRLRDVLAARGRVEEVEVADEVAPGRPTSAWIYLVHPRRRSAPSTRSAPPEQSSWRPGVPG
- the moaA gene encoding GTP 3',8-cyclase MoaA; this translates as MRDQYGRELTDLRISLTDRCNLRCVYCMPASGIDFRPADELLQDHELVLLVRIAADLGVSRIRLTGGEPTVRPHLVDLVAQIASIPGIRDVAMTTNGLLLESLAEPLARAGLHRVNVSLDTLDPDRFARITRGGRLDRVLAGVAAAEAAGLQPIKINTVVVRGFNEGDVVPLAALTLERPWEVRFIEVMPFSTVGDFAEGSVVRSEETMARIEAALGPLHPLDTSGRDPARTYRLAGAAGILGFISPVSQPFCARCGRLRLTADGRLRLCLLRDDEEDLLTPLRAGASYEELREIFRAAAFRRPFGHALAERLYPQHRAMIQIGG